AGTCTATAGGATATATCCCGGTCTGTTTCCCCGCTATCCCGACGCTTCCCCCCGGGATGACCGTCCTGGGGTTAGCGAGCCTGGGAGTGGCAATGGATTCATCCATACCGCCCAGGTAAGCAAAACCCGGAACAAACCCGATCATGTAGCAATGGCAGATTTTTGAGCTGTGCCTCCTTATGACCTCTTCCACCGAGATGCCGGCGTGCCTGGCAACGTTGTCGATATCGGGGCCATACTCACCGCCGTAACAGACGGGGATGGATATTATTTTATGGGGCGCCGCAACGTTCTCAGAGGCTTCGGCAACAGCTTTCCCCGCCTCTTCGATAATGCTGTCGCAGTTGACTGCGAGCGGGTCAAAGTAGATCGCAAGAGATCTGTAAGTAGGAAGACATTCAATTATAGGCACCCTTTTCTGACTTTCCATCCAATGCCTGAGATTAATGACGGCGTCGTTTGCCGCACGGTCTATCTCATCGGCAAACTCTGCTACTATGCAGGATTCCCCGCCATGGAGGAACCGCGGCTCTTTTAAATATACAGACATAGACATTCCCCCTTTGATCCAAGTCCGCATGGGGGAAAAAATTTATTTTCCCATGCGGTAAGCTGATTGTACCTCTTTATGCAAAGAGTTTCAGTATGCCTGCGAATGATTTGAAGCCCATCCAAGCCGTCAATACGACCATTATCCATCCCAGCACCGTGAGTACCACCGGATGCTTGTACGTCGTCCCGATAATGTCCTTGTTATGCGCCGCAAGCAGCATGGTCCCGAGCGACACCGGAAGGATCAGCCCGTTCAGCGAGCCGGCAAATATCAGAAGTGTGACAGGGTTGCCCATTGTCGCGAATATTGCCGTGGAAACGCAGATAAAACCCATGATCCAGTAGCGCGCGTTCTTCTCTATAGTTTTGGAAAGGGTCCTGAGGAATGAAATCGACGTGTATGACGCACCGACGACCGATGTTACCGCGGCGCACCAGAGGATCACGCCGAAAATGCGGTAACCGATCTGTCCTGCCCCGATAAGGAACGCGGATGCCGGCGGGTTTTTGGGATCAAGGACGGCGCCTGTCGCCACAACACCAAGTATCGCAAGGAAAAGCAGATATCTCATTACGCCTGTGATCCCTACGGCTGTTACGGAGCCCCTTGAAATCTTCGGAAGATTCTCCGTCCCGACTATCCCCGCGTCGATTATACGGTGAGCGCCGGCAAAGGTTATATATCCCCCGACCGTTCCGCCCACGAGCGTAAGGATCGTCATCCAGTCTATAGTCGACGGGAGGACGGATTCCTTAAGAGCCAACGCGACGGGCGGCTGTGTCTTAAAGACCATGAAGATGACCATTGCGATCATTATCATGCCGAGGACCTTTGTAAACATGTCCATCGCCTTGCCCATCTCCTTATTGATGAACAGCGCTATCGCAACTACAGCGCTGCATATCGCACCGGGCACAAGCGGCACGCCGAGCATGACGTTGAGCCCCATCGCCGCACCTCCGACGTTGCCGATGTTAAAGACAAGGCCTCCGGTAGCCACAAGAAGAGCCAGAAAATATCCAAGCCCCGGGCAGACCTTGTTGGCAACATCCTGCGCGCGTTTCCCTGAAACACCCAGTATGCGCCATATATTCATCTGAACGACGATATCGATTACGATAGAAGCAAGTATCGCAAACGCAAAAGCCGCCTTCAGCCTGTCGGTAAATACCGCTGTCTGTGTCAGAAATCCCGGCCCGATCGCCGATGTTGCCATCAAAAATGCCGCCCCTATAAGAACGCTTGCCGCCGACCCCTGATCTTTTTTCTCCGCCATCATCCGGCACCTCCATAATAAATTAGGTATAACACCTTACCTCATTACATGCAAAATAGTTGCCGAATATGACGAAAAAAATATAAAGAACTAACCTGCGGCAGCAGCGATTTTTTTATCGGGATAGCCCGGGAAATAAATATGCACTGTGTGCCGGGTGTGCGGCACACGTTGTGCGATGTGCGGTTCCCGCACTATGAGGAACGCTTGGTTTATTTTCTGCGGACAGCCCTCTGCGGGCGGAACACGGAGGACAATCCGAGCTTTTTTCTGTGATGGGCAACGGTCCTTACAGGCATGGAAAGTTTTTCGGCTATCATCCTGTCGCCGTATCCCTCCATATTCAACTGTCCGATGGCCGAGTTAAGTTCATGCACCGACATATCCGGCCTTGAATGCAGACCTCTTGAAAAGAAGGCGCTCATCCGGAGCACTTTTCCTGAGACAAGGCACCAGGTATCCTTCATTGAACGGAAGACCGTCGACGTACTCAAGCCCAGCTCTCCTGCCGCATATCCATAGGTAAGGGGCGCCACAGCCATTTTTTCTCCCCTCAGGTAATCGCTTTGAACGGCGGCGATGCACATTGATATCCTGATAAGGGTCCTGTATCTCATGCCAAGACGCGTGAGCGTAAATTTAGTGCGCGACCATGCCGGTTTCATCCATTGCTGGGCAAGCACCTCTCTTATGCCCATGGGAAATTCAGAGAGGCTGTTTTCAATCGCCGGGATATTCTCTCTGATAAGTCTGGGCCTTGGAACAGGGGTATCAATAAGAAATTCTATCTCAGGGACGATGTTCCTTGCCGGGCTGAAGTTCTTTCCCGGGGAAGGATCCAGCCTTTTAAGCGCTTCCAGCGCTTCTGCTGCCTCAGTGCTGTTCCATCCGTTTTTCTCTGCAAATTCCTCCGTCCGGCCGGATATGATATATTCACTGCCGTCTGTCAGCAGCCTCCACGCCGGACTTCCTTCCATCCCGCAGCGCGCAAGCTGGATAAGGAGACACTCCTTCAAATCGGCAGCAAAAAGTCCCGGAGGCTCTACATAATCCTGAAGCGCCTTTATATATTCCGAAGCTTTTTTACTAGTGATACCAAGCATCAGAGCAATATCTTCGACAGACGTGTTAAGAAAACCGCGGGTATCCAGAGCGGAGCACCAGAATGAAGCGGAGGATGCCGGCCCGTTATTTCCGCACAGTCCCGGACAGGTCGCGATCTGCAGGGAAAGGTGTTCCTCGATGCCGGTTTTTGCCGGTATAGAATCAGCGTCCAGCATATCGATATCGACGTAAGAACTTTGCCACTTAGGCGGGATGAAAGAGAAAAACGGATTATCGCCAAGGATATTCCGGCACTCAGCCGCAAGCTCATTGAGCGGGACAAAGAGAAGGTTCGTCCCGAGCAGCGCCTTAGGACTCAGCTTATGTCCGGGTTTCAGCTGCCGGGACAGAGAAATGTCAATCGAGCCCATGCCTCTGCATCCTCCGAAGCAGCGAAAAGCGTGATATCCCAAGCTCGGCCGCCGCCTGCGTGCGATTGCCTCCGCATCTTGCAAGCGCGGATGTTATAAGGTCCCGTTCGACCCTGTCCAGACTACCCGGGAGTGATCCCCCGCCGCATGCCGGGACAGAGGTGCCCGGGTCCAGATGAGCCGGCTGTACTTCAAGCATCTCAGCCGGCAGGTCTGCGAGGCGTACAAGGTGGTCTGAGGGATCTTTCAGGATAAGTATCCTTTCGATAAGGTTGCGAAGCTCCCTTATATTGCCCGGCCAGAGGTAGCTCATAAATACTTCCTGCACTTCGTCCGTAAGCGTATCCGCAGATTTGCCAAG
The sequence above is a segment of the Synergistaceae bacterium genome. Coding sequences within it:
- the pxpB gene encoding 5-oxoprolinase subunit PxpB, translated to MSVYLKEPRFLHGGESCIVAEFADEIDRAANDAVINLRHWMESQKRVPIIECLPTYRSLAIYFDPLAVNCDSIIEEAGKAVAEASENVAAPHKIISIPVCYGGEYGPDIDNVARHAGISVEEVIRRHSSKICHCYMIGFVPGFAYLGGMDESIATPRLANPRTVIPGGSVGIAGKQTGIYPIDCPGGWQLIGRTPLRLFTPECDPPTLIDAGYEVRFVPITENEYRAIEAQVANGTYRVVITEADQ
- a CDS encoding divalent metal cation transporter, producing the protein MAEKKDQGSAASVLIGAAFLMATSAIGPGFLTQTAVFTDRLKAAFAFAILASIVIDIVVQMNIWRILGVSGKRAQDVANKVCPGLGYFLALLVATGGLVFNIGNVGGAAMGLNVMLGVPLVPGAICSAVVAIALFINKEMGKAMDMFTKVLGMIMIAMVIFMVFKTQPPVALALKESVLPSTIDWMTILTLVGGTVGGYITFAGAHRIIDAGIVGTENLPKISRGSVTAVGITGVMRYLLFLAILGVVATGAVLDPKNPPASAFLIGAGQIGYRIFGVILWCAAVTSVVGASYTSISFLRTLSKTIEKNARYWIMGFICVSTAIFATMGNPVTLLIFAGSLNGLILPVSLGTMLLAAHNKDIIGTTYKHPVVLTVLGWIMVVLTAWMGFKSFAGILKLFA